Below is a window of Lacibacter sp. H407 DNA.
GGTGGTGGTGTCCAGAGTCGCAAAGAGTTTATTCTCTGCAAACACTTCACGTTTGGCAAGGGTATTCATAAGTGTACTCTTACCTACGTTGGTATAACCTACCAGTGCCACACGAATAAATTCACCACGATCTTTTCGTTGTGTGAACGACTGTTTATCAATTTCGGCCAGCCGTTTCCGCAATAACGAGATCTTATCTTTTACAATACGACGATCGGTTTCAATCTCCGTTTCACCCGGTCCTCTTGTACCCACACCGCCCCCTTGGCGTTCAAGATGTTTCCACATCCCTTTCAGTCGGGGAAGAATATATTGGTATTGCGCCAGCTCCACTTGAGTCTTGGCTTGTGCTGTTTGTGCACGGCGGGCAAAAATGTCGAGGATCAGATCACTGCGGTCGATGGTATAAATGCCCAGCTCTTTTTCAATATTCATAATCTGCGAACCCGTCAATTCATCATCAAAAATGATGAGGGAGATGTCTTTTTCTTCCACATACTTTTTGATCTCCTGCAATTTGCCTTTCCCCACAAATGTTTTACTATCGGGATGTGCGAGCTTTTGTACAAACCGTTTGATGGTAACAGCGCCGGCTGTTTCAGCCAGGAACGCCAGCTCATCCAGGTATTCCTGTACTTGTAATTCGGTTTGCGATTTTGTTACTACGCCTACAATAATGGCCCGTTCTTCTTGTTGTATCTCTTGTTTACGATCAATCACTTGGTATAAAATTCAGTTGGTAAAGGTAGAATAAGTTAGCGGCTGTGTACAAAGAAAAAGCGGATGATCATTCCATCATCCGCTTGCAGTATAAAAAGTTCGGTGAATTATAAACCGGTTAATGTAATGCCCACGGTCAATGGACGGATCTGGCTCGGGCCTTGTCCTTCTTTGATCATATCATTGATTTGATATTGAGCAAAAAGTCCAAAATTACCCATACCAATACGTGCTGTAGCAGCCAATCGCAGGTTATTAAAATGTTTTTTATCTTTTTCTTTCAGCACATAGGCAGTGTTGCCATTGGCATCTGTTGTAAATCTTGTTTTATCATTCGCACTGATGATGGTACCTACTTTCACACCCAACGCAAACTTCAAACTCTTGTTTGGTTTCGTGGGGTCAACCATAAAACGTAATTCAACCGGAGCTTCCAAGTAAACTGTTGCCAGCTTCATTGATTTGTAGCGGTTCAATGTATCTCTGCCAA
It encodes the following:
- the hflX gene encoding GTPase HflX, translated to MIDRKQEIQQEERAIIVGVVTKSQTELQVQEYLDELAFLAETAGAVTIKRFVQKLAHPDSKTFVGKGKLQEIKKYVEEKDISLIIFDDELTGSQIMNIEKELGIYTIDRSDLILDIFARRAQTAQAKTQVELAQYQYILPRLKGMWKHLERQGGGVGTRGPGETEIETDRRIVKDKISLLRKRLAEIDKQSFTQRKDRGEFIRVALVGYTNVGKSTLMNTLAKREVFAENKLFATLDTTTSKVVFENTPFLLSDTVGFIRKLPHHLVESFKSTLDEVRESDVLLHVVDISHPQYEDQINVVNKTLQDLKCHDKPVVTIFNKMDLYEEKHFDEWLGDDIKETILKELKERWENDTQGNCVFVSAIEKRNIAELRERILEQVRTIYKIRYPYKSEFLY
- a CDS encoding outer membrane beta-barrel protein, which translates into the protein MKKLILFTLFLTAGFSLIAQETEKKKKKDWSKVDLGNRPKDHLIFQIGYLQWMQKPDSIATKGFARTVNAYFSFDFPFKLDPRFSVGLGAGVGADNMYFDKDAGRNLNIINSNGFTFAKHVGRDTLNRYKSMKLATVYLEAPVELRFMVDPTKPNKSLKFALGVKVGTIISANDKTRFTTDANGNTAYVLKEKDKKHFNNLRLAATARIGMGNFGLFAQYQINDMIKEGQGPSQIRPLTVGITLTGL